A genomic window from Diospyros lotus cultivar Yz01 chromosome 2, ASM1463336v1, whole genome shotgun sequence includes:
- the LOC127795693 gene encoding uncharacterized protein LOC127795693 isoform X1: MCEMDAGEERKADLYAVLGLKKECSAAELRNAYKKLALRWHPDRCSASGSSKHVEEAKKKFQAIQEAYSVLSDADKRFLYDVGVYDCNDDENGMGDFLNEMAAMMCQNKPNGNGEDSFEELQELFEEMIQSDIESFGSTSQTATPPSCSSSLYASCGESSSATNKRSCSEMNSGKEKTESSSGFHAGFEGFCFGAEHQQNPRRGRGGGGGGMPGAAGDRRRGRKQKVSFGHGVSSSIST; this comes from the exons ATGTGTGAAATGGACGCCGGCGAAGAGAGGAAGGCTGATTTGTACGCTGTGTTGGGGTTGAAGAAGGAATGCTCGGCCGCCGAGCTCAGGAATGCTTACAAGAAGCTTGCTCTG AGATGGCACCCAGACCGGTGCTCGGCGTCGGGAAGCTCAAAGCACGTAGAAGAAGCGAAGAAGAAGTTTCAGGCAATTCAAGAAGCCTATTCTG TTCTCTCCGACGCCGACAAAAGGTTCCTGTACGACGTTGGAGTCTACGACTGTAATGATGACGAAAAC GGAATGGGTGATTTTCTGAATGAGATGGCTGCTATGATGTGCCAAAACAAGCCTAAT GGAAATGGGGAGGACAGCTTCGAAGAATTGCAGGAGTTATTCGAGGAGATGATTCAAAGCGATATTGAATCGTTTGGTTCCACCTCACAGACCGCGACTCCTCCCTCGTGCTCGTCCTCCTTGTATGCGTCTTGTGGTGAGAGCTCCAGTGCCACCAACAAGCGCAGTTGCTCTGAGATGAACTCGGGGAAGGAGAAGACCGAATCCTCTTCTGGCTTCCACGCAGGCTTCGAGGGCTTCTGTTTTGGg GCAGAACATCAGCAAAACCCGAGGAGggggagaggaggaggagggggagGAATGCCCGGGGCTGCCGGAGATAGACGGCGGGGCAGGAAGCAGAAGGTTTCTTTCGGCCACGGCGTCTCGTCTAGCATATCTACTTGA
- the LOC127795693 gene encoding uncharacterized protein LOC127795693 isoform X2 has translation MCEMDAGEERKADLYAVLGLKKECSAAELRNAYKKLALRWHPDRCSASGSSKHVEEAKKKFQAIQEAYSVLSDADKRFLYDVGVYDCNDDENGMGDFLNEMAAMMCQNKPNGNGEDSFEELQELFEEMIQSDIESFGSTSQTATPPSCSSSLYASCGESSSATNKRSCSEMNSGKEKTESSSGFHAGFEGFCFGTGRTSAKPEEGERRRRGRNARGCRR, from the exons ATGTGTGAAATGGACGCCGGCGAAGAGAGGAAGGCTGATTTGTACGCTGTGTTGGGGTTGAAGAAGGAATGCTCGGCCGCCGAGCTCAGGAATGCTTACAAGAAGCTTGCTCTG AGATGGCACCCAGACCGGTGCTCGGCGTCGGGAAGCTCAAAGCACGTAGAAGAAGCGAAGAAGAAGTTTCAGGCAATTCAAGAAGCCTATTCTG TTCTCTCCGACGCCGACAAAAGGTTCCTGTACGACGTTGGAGTCTACGACTGTAATGATGACGAAAAC GGAATGGGTGATTTTCTGAATGAGATGGCTGCTATGATGTGCCAAAACAAGCCTAAT GGAAATGGGGAGGACAGCTTCGAAGAATTGCAGGAGTTATTCGAGGAGATGATTCAAAGCGATATTGAATCGTTTGGTTCCACCTCACAGACCGCGACTCCTCCCTCGTGCTCGTCCTCCTTGTATGCGTCTTGTGGTGAGAGCTCCAGTGCCACCAACAAGCGCAGTTGCTCTGAGATGAACTCGGGGAAGGAGAAGACCGAATCCTCTTCTGGCTTCCACGCAGGCTTCGAGGGCTTCTGTTTTGGg ACAGGCAGAACATCAGCAAAACCCGAGGAGggggagaggaggaggagggggagGAATGCCCGGGGCTGCCGGAGATAG